The following proteins come from a genomic window of Nitrosopumilus sp.:
- a CDS encoding response regulator, producing MSDAEMKYTCIIIDDMKSHQLLLSQMVEICGLEVIGIGENGKEAIELFDSSKPDIVFLDMRMPKYDGFYAIDGIQKISETAKIIAVTADTTTDTFGRLTSMHVPVLSKPYSMDTLKKIINDQFPSEK from the coding sequence ATGTCTGATGCTGAGATGAAATACACTTGTATTATAATCGACGATATGAAAAGTCATCAATTATTGCTGTCTCAAATGGTTGAAATTTGTGGTTTAGAAGTAATTGGTATTGGTGAAAATGGAAAAGAAGCAATTGAACTTTTTGATTCTTCAAAACCAGATATTGTATTTTTAGATATGAGGATGCCAAAATATGATGGATTTTATGCAATAGATGGTATTCAAAAAATTTCTGAAACTGCTAAAATTATTGCAGTGACTGCTGATACAACGACTGACACTTTTGGTCGATTGACTAGTATGCATGTTCCTGTCCTCTCAAAACCTTACAGCATGGATACTCTTAAAAAAATTATAAATGATCAATTCCCATCAGAAAAATAA
- a CDS encoding response regulator, with protein sequence MVSCIVIDDDPETISVFCEVLDMIGLDVVVTGNNGKDAVVMYEKHKPDLIFVNLIMPKFDGFYAIKNILKNNPDAKIVVVTGDLMAGESYLMNTLKVTAVIYKPFDITIIKRMLTDVFFSE encoded by the coding sequence ATGGTTAGCTGTATTGTGATTGATGATGATCCTGAAACAATAAGTGTTTTCTGTGAGGTGCTGGACATGATTGGTCTTGATGTTGTTGTTACTGGTAATAATGGCAAAGATGCAGTTGTTATGTATGAAAAACATAAACCTGATTTGATTTTTGTTAATTTGATTATGCCTAAATTTGATGGATTTTATGCAATTAAAAATATATTAAAAAATAATCCTGATGCTAAAATTGTCGTTGTAACCGGTGATCTAATGGCTGGTGAATCCTATCTTATGAATACATTAAAAGTTACAGCAGTGATCTATAAGCCATTTGACATTACTATCATTAAACGAATGTTGACTGATGTGTTTTTTTCAGAATAA
- a CDS encoding DUF6659 family protein, whose translation MSKGKNSLEKYSNSCITSIVPEKKLDLSEYELKCQDILDDDEIRYAALLDESGMILAGGKKPGMTVRLSEEQLQSVCTELASRVSKRKKFDNELGHVKYSASRREHVVIMSFPIFDKVIMLVAESNVNIDRLAFRVISKLGRQWGEFVGE comes from the coding sequence ATGTCAAAGGGTAAAAACAGTTTGGAAAAATATAGTAATTCTTGCATTACAAGTATTGTGCCTGAAAAAAAATTAGATCTTTCTGAATATGAGTTAAAATGTCAAGATATTCTTGATGATGACGAAATACGTTATGCTGCACTGTTAGATGAATCTGGAATGATATTGGCAGGAGGTAAAAAACCTGGCATGACTGTTAGGTTGTCTGAAGAACAACTGCAATCCGTTTGTACAGAATTGGCATCTAGGGTATCAAAGAGAAAAAAATTTGATAATGAATTAGGCCATGTGAAATATTCTGCTTCCCGTAGAGAGCATGTGGTAATAATGAGTTTTCCAATTTTTGATAAGGTGATAATGTTGGTTGCAGAATCTAATGTCAATATAGATAGGTTGGCTTTTCGTGTAATTTCCAAACTTGGAAGACAGTGGGGAGAATTTGTAGGCGAATGA